Proteins from a genomic interval of Oncorhynchus nerka isolate Pitt River linkage group LG13, Oner_Uvic_2.0, whole genome shotgun sequence:
- the LOC115140042 gene encoding inositol polyphosphate-5-phosphatase A-like — translation MEMYTDVLLVTANVGSLFDNVGEIESDWMREFFGTVQSHKPRFIALHFQEVGGKDYMVNMGHAENFFCNIESNEEMRDFDRVCTYVDNHFKNVDSFTALGSMYFIHKSLKNIYQYDFNVKDFKAVSGQNKYVGSLDEVTTVEKEKFLKNFWPDFKWSRKGFMRTRWIIHNQGLDLVNVHLFHDASNLIACNTSPSIYSDNRQKALRYVINRISDSSYTPLPFFLFGDFNFRLDTLSLVQNLSTSAVVQTVKKDSSNEVEKIICEQKDNDHKVLLHIETKMFAYLHQAVFTEDNGRAILKYDKEILAFQDVITEEDILFPPSYPYCEDYTKPTQYMNTRCPSWCDRILMSHTAQDIIHRRDDGASSVVYNTMGPNVCMGDHKPVFLSFALKTNGH, via the exons GTGGGTGAGATTGAGAGTGACTGGATGCGAGAATTCTTTGGG ACAGTCCAGAGTCACAAACCACGCTTCATCGCCCTGCATTTCCAGGAGGTTGGAGGGAAGGACTACATGGTCAACATGGGCCATGCAGAGAACTTCTTTTG TAACATTGAGTCCAATGAGGAGATGAGGGACTTTGACAGGGTCTGCACCTATGTGGACAACCACTTCAAGAACGTGGACAgcttcact GCCTTGGGAAGCATGTACTTCATCCATAAGTCATTGAAAAACATCTACCAATATGATTTTAATG tTAAGGATTTCAAAGCAGTGTCTGGACAGAACAAGTATGTAGGCTCCCTGGATGAAGTAACCACAGTGGAGAAAGAAAAATTCCTGAAGAATTTCTGGCCcgat TTCAAATGGTCTAGGAAGGGCTTTATGAGGACCCGGTGGATCATTCACAACCA GGGTCTGGACCTAGTCAACGTACACCTCTTCCACGATGCCTCCAACCTCATTGCCTGTAACACCAGTCCCTCCATTTACTCAGACAACCGCCAGAAGGCCCTGAGATATGTCATCAACAG GATATCAGACAGCAGCTACACCCCACTCCCCTTCTTCCTGTTTGGGGATTTCAACTTCCGCCTGGACACCCTTAGCCTGGTCCAG aacTTGTCCACTTCAGCAGTGGTGCAGACAGTGAAGAAGGACAGCAGTAATGAGGTGGAAAAAATTATCTGTgagcaaaaggacaatgaccacaag GTTCTTCTCCATATTGAGACCAAGATGTTTGCCTACCTGCACCAGGCAGTGTTCACAGAGGACAACGGCAGAGCG ATTCTGAAGTATGACAAGGAGATCTTAGCCTTTCAAGATGTCATTACAGAGGAAGACATTCTGTTTCCACCCAG ttacCCATACTGTGAGGACTACACTAAACCCACCCAGTACATGAACACTCGCTGCCCCTCCTGGTGTGACCGCATTCTCATGTCTCACACTGCCCAAGATATCATCCACAGG AGAGATGATGGAGCAAGCAGTGTTGTTTACAACACAATGGGCCCTAATGTCTGCATGGGAGACCACAAG CCTGTTTTCTTGTCCTTTGCACTGAAGACGAATGGCCATTGA
- the nkx6.3 gene encoding homeobox protein Nkx-6.3 isoform X1 has product MDSNIPGSFLFNNSLNQFSSDLKAPVCQYSVPNSYYKLNPGLNSQLQAAGTPHGISDILSRSMMGATGTTTLLSGYPTMGGFGTVATPGVYYNRADYNPSLGGFTKPGAECPVKGRSGSCWVESGYEWRGGRQQCNNNIGHLEDISGRKKHTRPTFSGHQIFALEKTFERTKYLAGPERARLAYSLGMTESQVKVWFQNRRTKWRKKSASEPSSTQAMRGEQGGEASENEVEDEEYNKPLDPDSDDEKIRLLLRKHRRAFSVLRLGPHHV; this is encoded by the exons ATGGATTCCAACATTCCGGGGTCTTTTCTGTTCAACAACAGCCTGAACCAGTTCTCCTCGGACTTAAAGGCACCTGTGTGTCAGTACTCAGTGCCCAACTCCTACTACAAGCTAAACCCAGGCCTGAACAGCCAGCTGCAGGCAGCAGGCACACCCCACGGCATCAGTGACATCCTCAGCCGTTCCATGATGGGTGCTACGGGCACTACTACCCTGCTCTCTGGATACCCTACCATGGGGGGCTTTGGCACCGTGGCCACCCCGGGGGTCTACTACAACCGTGCAGACTACAACCCCTCACTGGGCGGCTTCACCAAGCCTGGCGCTGAGTGCCCCGTGAAGGGTCGCAGTGGCAGCTGCTGGGTAGAGAGTGGGTacgagtggagaggagggaggcagcagtgcaATAACA ACATTGGGCATCTAGAGGATATTTCAGGCAGGAAGAAGCACACCAGACCTACATTCAGTGGACATCAGATATTTGCCCTCGAGAAAACCTTTGAGCGGACCAAGTACTTGGCCGGGCCAGAGAGAGCTAGACTGGCCTACTCACTGGGCATGACAGAGTCACAAGTCAAG GTGTGGTTCCAGAACCGCCGCACCAAGTGGAGGAAGAAGAGTGCCTCAGAGCCCAGCTCCACCCAGGCGATGCGGGGTGAGCAGGGAGGGGAGGCCTCGGAGAACGAGGTGGAAGATGAGGAGTACAACAAGCCTCTGGATCCCGACTCGGACGACGAAAAGATACGACTGCTGCTGCGCAAACACCGCCGGGCTTTCTCTGTACTCCGCCTTGGACCACATCACGTCTGA
- the nkx6.3 gene encoding homeobox protein Nkx-6.3 isoform X2 — protein MDSNIPGSFLFNNSLNQFSSDLKAPVCQYSVPNSYYKLNPGLNSQLQAAGTPHGISDILSRSMMGATGTTTLLSGYPTMGGFGTVATPGVYYNRADYNPSLGGFTKPGAECPVKGRSGSCWVESGYEWRGGRQQCNNNIGHLEDISGRKKHTRPTFSGHQIFALEKTFERTKYLAGPERARLAYSLGMTESQVKNRRTKWRKKSASEPSSTQAMRGEQGGEASENEVEDEEYNKPLDPDSDDEKIRLLLRKHRRAFSVLRLGPHHV, from the exons ATGGATTCCAACATTCCGGGGTCTTTTCTGTTCAACAACAGCCTGAACCAGTTCTCCTCGGACTTAAAGGCACCTGTGTGTCAGTACTCAGTGCCCAACTCCTACTACAAGCTAAACCCAGGCCTGAACAGCCAGCTGCAGGCAGCAGGCACACCCCACGGCATCAGTGACATCCTCAGCCGTTCCATGATGGGTGCTACGGGCACTACTACCCTGCTCTCTGGATACCCTACCATGGGGGGCTTTGGCACCGTGGCCACCCCGGGGGTCTACTACAACCGTGCAGACTACAACCCCTCACTGGGCGGCTTCACCAAGCCTGGCGCTGAGTGCCCCGTGAAGGGTCGCAGTGGCAGCTGCTGGGTAGAGAGTGGGTacgagtggagaggagggaggcagcagtgcaATAACA ACATTGGGCATCTAGAGGATATTTCAGGCAGGAAGAAGCACACCAGACCTACATTCAGTGGACATCAGATATTTGCCCTCGAGAAAACCTTTGAGCGGACCAAGTACTTGGCCGGGCCAGAGAGAGCTAGACTGGCCTACTCACTGGGCATGACAGAGTCACAAGTCAAG AACCGCCGCACCAAGTGGAGGAAGAAGAGTGCCTCAGAGCCCAGCTCCACCCAGGCGATGCGGGGTGAGCAGGGAGGGGAGGCCTCGGAGAACGAGGTGGAAGATGAGGAGTACAACAAGCCTCTGGATCCCGACTCGGACGACGAAAAGATACGACTGCTGCTGCGCAAACACCGCCGGGCTTTCTCTGTACTCCGCCTTGGACCACATCACGTCTGA